One genomic window of Haloferax mediterranei ATCC 33500 includes the following:
- a CDS encoding ABC transporter permease, protein MGNPRFAIARRELGSLRKEKTIVLALAIQLFVAAFSSFLVVGLVSLYDPGAASYQVEVAITGDEDAVRDLLRAVASESGLDGRVYSSQSTAMTAFEERQVDAVLEASTGENGRIQVSAVAPDTGVETTAVVVRLRDALRELERNERADRRAFLSTNPLPVPVEIESSPYFGFTYTVLVPLLLFLPVFISGSLVVDSLTEEVARGTLELLRVAPVSFSAVVDGKLLAAGGLAPIQAVAWMLLLQLNGTGIDNVTWLFGLVAGLTAVVVTLGATVAITAPDRRTSQLLYSLGVLLVFAGTSLLPLNPANTAAKLALGTAGLGARAAVIGLVVVGLVSLVGLRVVVSRVDPNELG, encoded by the coding sequence TTGGGTAACCCACGATTCGCCATCGCTCGGCGCGAACTCGGTAGTCTACGGAAGGAGAAGACCATCGTACTGGCGCTGGCCATCCAGTTGTTCGTGGCGGCGTTCTCGTCGTTCCTCGTCGTTGGTCTCGTCTCGCTGTACGACCCGGGTGCGGCGAGCTATCAGGTCGAGGTCGCCATCACCGGCGACGAGGATGCCGTCAGGGACTTGCTCCGCGCCGTCGCGTCCGAATCTGGACTCGACGGGCGCGTGTACTCGTCTCAGTCGACCGCGATGACGGCCTTCGAAGAACGGCAGGTCGATGCCGTCTTGGAGGCGTCGACGGGGGAGAACGGTCGCATACAGGTTTCGGCGGTCGCGCCCGATACGGGCGTAGAGACGACGGCAGTCGTCGTTCGACTCCGCGACGCACTCCGCGAACTGGAGCGAAACGAGCGCGCCGACCGGAGGGCGTTCCTGTCGACGAACCCGCTTCCCGTGCCGGTCGAGATAGAATCGAGTCCGTACTTCGGCTTCACCTACACGGTGCTCGTCCCGCTCCTGTTGTTCCTTCCCGTCTTCATCTCGGGGTCGCTCGTCGTGGACTCACTGACCGAGGAGGTTGCTCGCGGAACGCTCGAACTCCTCCGCGTCGCACCCGTGAGTTTCTCGGCGGTCGTGGACGGAAAACTCCTCGCGGCAGGCGGGTTGGCTCCGATTCAGGCGGTCGCGTGGATGCTCCTCCTCCAACTCAATGGAACCGGCATCGACAACGTCACGTGGCTGTTCGGGCTGGTCGCTGGTCTCACAGCCGTGGTCGTTACACTCGGCGCAACCGTGGCGATTACGGCACCCGACCGCCGTACGTCGCAACTGCTCTACTCGCTCGGCGTACTCCTCGTCTTCGCTGGCACGTCGCTCCTGCCGCTCAACCCCGCGAATACGGCGGCGAAACTGGCGCTCGGGACTGCCGGTCTCGGTGCTCGAGCCGCCGTCATTGGTCTGGTCGTCGTTGGACTCGTTTCGCTCGTAGGGTTGCGCGTCGTCGTGTCTCGGGTCGACCCGAACGAACTCGGGTAG
- a CDS encoding CoA-binding protein, whose protein sequence is MPITSDDELRTLFDYETIAVVGCSATPGKAAHDIPEYMQRHGYRVIPVNPFQDEILGEKAYDSLADVEEDIDIVDVFRPSSEAGGIVDDAIERANERGDIKAVWLQLGIRDDEAATRAEGAGLDFVQDKCYKNEHSRLID, encoded by the coding sequence ATGCCCATCACGAGCGACGACGAACTGCGCACGCTGTTCGACTACGAAACCATCGCGGTCGTCGGCTGTTCGGCGACGCCCGGCAAGGCGGCCCACGACATCCCCGAGTACATGCAGCGCCACGGCTATCGCGTGATTCCAGTCAACCCATTCCAAGACGAAATCCTCGGCGAGAAGGCGTACGACTCCCTTGCCGATGTCGAAGAAGACATCGACATCGTCGACGTGTTTCGCCCGTCTTCCGAGGCGGGCGGCATCGTTGACGACGCTATCGAGCGCGCAAACGAGCGCGGCGATATCAAAGCAGTCTGGCTCCAACTTGGCATCCGCGACGACGAGGCCGCAACGCGTGCCGAAGGAGCGGGTCTCGATTTCGTGCAGGACAAGTGCTACAAGAACGAGCACTCGCGGCTCATTGACTGA
- a CDS encoding DUF5798 family protein, whose product MALGGTAKKLQKVAEMAEDVYKKLNELREQIVEVRETVNETEARVDRLEAENAEQRAILEAIAEEQGVDLDAAIAQAHISEAEDVQPDSVADSDDASDDADSAGDENASTDQ is encoded by the coding sequence ATGGCACTCGGAGGAACCGCAAAGAAGCTCCAGAAGGTCGCAGAGATGGCCGAAGACGTGTACAAGAAGCTCAACGAGTTGCGCGAGCAAATCGTCGAGGTCAGAGAAACCGTCAATGAAACGGAGGCGCGCGTCGACCGCCTCGAAGCCGAAAACGCCGAACAGCGGGCGATTCTCGAAGCGATTGCCGAAGAACAAGGCGTCGACCTCGACGCGGCCATCGCACAGGCGCACATCTCCGAAGCGGAGGACGTACAGCCCGATTCGGTCGCTGACTCGGACGACGCGTCCGACGATGCTGATTCGGCCGGCGACGAAAACGCGTCGACGGACCAGTAG
- a CDS encoding PLP-dependent cysteine synthase family protein, producing the protein MTTHREPFDSVLDTIGETPLVRVHASPDEVPVYAKLESFNPGASVKDRIGKYMLEQMLESGELPEGGTVVEPTAGNTGIGLAVAAGQLGIRAVFVVPERFSVEKQTLMRALGADVVNTPTEDGMGGAIDRAHQLAEELDDAVVPQQFSNPLNPEAHYETTAPEIYDTLDNEVGALVAGCGTAGTLMGMARYGREHHEETFVTAVEPEGSLYSTLHDRDVEEAPYKTEGIGTHNPDTNELFDPELVDEIVQISDRDSHAEMQRLASEEGHLVASSAAANSLAALDVAERAAAGEIDLPYDSVVTVFPDSSERYLSKGIYGDFESWEG; encoded by the coding sequence ATGACCACGCACCGCGAACCCTTCGACTCGGTGCTCGACACCATCGGCGAGACGCCACTCGTCCGGGTCCACGCATCACCCGACGAGGTACCCGTCTACGCGAAACTCGAGTCGTTCAACCCCGGCGCGAGCGTCAAGGACCGCATCGGCAAGTACATGCTCGAACAGATGCTCGAATCGGGCGAACTCCCCGAGGGAGGAACCGTCGTCGAACCGACCGCCGGAAACACCGGTATCGGTCTTGCTGTCGCCGCCGGGCAACTCGGTATTCGTGCCGTGTTCGTCGTCCCCGAACGATTCAGCGTCGAAAAGCAGACACTCATGCGCGCGCTCGGTGCCGACGTGGTGAACACGCCCACCGAAGACGGTATGGGCGGCGCTATCGACCGCGCTCACCAACTTGCCGAGGAACTCGACGACGCCGTCGTTCCGCAGCAGTTCTCGAATCCGCTCAATCCCGAAGCGCACTACGAGACCACCGCCCCGGAGATTTACGACACCCTCGACAACGAAGTCGGCGCGCTCGTCGCCGGGTGCGGGACCGCGGGAACGCTCATGGGAATGGCCCGATACGGGCGCGAACACCACGAAGAAACCTTCGTTACCGCCGTCGAACCCGAAGGCTCGCTGTACTCCACGCTCCACGACCGCGACGTGGAAGAAGCCCCATACAAAACCGAAGGAATCGGTACGCACAACCCCGACACCAACGAACTGTTCGACCCCGAGTTAGTCGACGAAATCGTCCAAATTTCCGACCGAGACAGCCACGCCGAGATGCAACGGCTCGCCTCGGAGGAAGGTCACCTCGTCGCGTCGAGTGCGGCCGCGAACTCTCTCGCCGCGCTCGACGTGGCCGAACGCGCCGCCGCCGGTGAAATCGACCTCCCGTACGATTCTGTCGTGACCGTGTTCCCTGACTCCTCAGAGCGGTACCTCTCGAAGGGCATTTACGGCGACTTCGAGTCCTGGGAAGGCTAA
- a CDS encoding RAD55 family ATPase, with product MYNLGADLDVEVEPGTNLLISGPPLTGKRSLALDILEEGTRTGEGAIIVTTKDGADRILKDFGKRVDYEQNPVSAIDCVTKQQGVGDVRDDERIKYTSSPVDMTGIGIKLSEVLQEFYQDRGLEQNRIVLHSLSTLLMYADLQTVFRFLHVFTGRIQSVGGLGLFVIDADAHDDRTMNTIKQLFDGIITTHEDAAPDIRLADH from the coding sequence CTCATTAGCGGCCCGCCGCTAACTGGTAAGCGGTCGCTGGCGCTCGATATCCTCGAAGAAGGGACCCGAACCGGCGAAGGTGCAATCATCGTCACGACGAAAGACGGTGCAGACCGCATCCTCAAGGACTTCGGGAAACGGGTCGACTACGAGCAGAATCCAGTCTCCGCCATCGACTGCGTCACCAAACAGCAGGGTGTCGGCGACGTTCGCGACGACGAGCGAATCAAGTACACGTCGTCGCCGGTGGATATGACGGGAATCGGAATCAAGCTCTCCGAGGTACTCCAGGAGTTCTACCAAGACCGCGGGCTAGAGCAAAACCGCATCGTCCTCCATTCGCTGTCGACGCTCCTGATGTACGCCGACCTCCAGACGGTATTCCGGTTCCTCCACGTCTTCACGGGCCGTATCCAAAGTGTGGGCGGTCTCGGCCTATTCGTTATCGACGCCGACGCCCACGACGACCGGACGATGAACACCATCAAACAGCTGTTCGACGGCATTATCACGACTCACGAAGACGCTGCGCCCGATATCCGCCTCGCGGACCACTAA